From uncultured Pseudodesulfovibrio sp.:
GCTGTGAAGACGTGGCCTGAAGTTGTTATGGTCCAGACGCGATATCGCCAGCAGGCCAAGCCGAGTCATGTGACTTTGGTCGATGGCAAATTGCAATTCGCATTTTTGGAACCCCACACGCGCCCAACACCGGGGCAGGTGGCCGCTGTTTACGATGATGACGGCGTTGTGCTCGGTGGTGGGGTCATAGAAAAACCGCTGTGATTACCAGCGCGACGGGAGTATATCCGTGCGCTCGCGCATCTCTCGCTGGTAGCCGTCACTTCGATTCTTGTTCATGACTTCGTGAATCTTTTGAGCCGAGAGTTCCGGCTTTTCTTCCAGATATGCAGCAGACCGTTGTACTTCGCTCGTCATCCGAAAGTTGTCCGGGTCGCGGTAGGATTTGAGCAGGGCGAATCCTTCGTCTCTTTTTCCCTGATATATACGTGTCAGGCCGAGATAATACGTTGCGTCTGGGTGGTTTGGGTATTTTTGCAAATTGGATTCAAAGGTTTGGCTTGCTGCGTCATAGTCGCCTTCGTTCATGGCGACGACCGCTTTTTTGTTACTGGCATAGATGTCGTTTGGTCCGTTAGGAAGAAAATCCTTGTATGCGGTAAAGGCGACACCCGCACCGGTTTGTGCTCCAATACCGACCCCGGTTCTCCCACCGCCAGTTCCGACTCCTATGCGAGAGGTGCCGGTATGCATGCCCACGCCTACGCTGGTATTACAGGAGCAGAGCAAGGCCAGCAGTACGATACAAAAAAGATAACGCATGGTTTTCTCCTTATTTGAAGTCAGCCCGTTTATCCATGGTCATGCCTTCTGTCCACGCCTGAGCCATTTTGTCGATGAGGTATTCGGTAGTGGCGTCGGTGTTGCCCGTGAGCTGATGAGCCATACTTGTGACAGAACGGGTCACTTCGGGCTTGCCTGGATAGCGGAAGTTGGTCAGTATGCCGAACCCGGCCGCACGGTCGCCTTGCGCAAGGGTGGACAGTCCAAGATAAAAGACGGCTTGAGGGTATCCCGGTTCAACCTGAGTGGCAGCCGTGAAGTTTGTCTCGGCCTTGGCGTAATCGGCCAGATTGTAGTACGCACGACCAAGGTTGGTCAGCAAGATGACGGAATCGGGGTTTTGTTCCAAGGCGGTTTCATAGTAGGTTGCCGCAGCCTGATAATCCTTGACGGTCATGGACATGTTTCCGGCGTGTTTTGGCGAAGGCGCACAAGCCAAGGTTATGAAGGCTATTGTTATGAGAAGAAATAATTTATTCATTGGTTCGATCCCGGCAAAAAAGTTTATGTATTATCCAAGCGAGTGCCAGAGCATATCATGATTACCTTTTATACCGCTACCCTGGGTTGCAAGATCAACCAATATGAAACCCGATCCATTGGTGAAGCATGGGCCGGGGGGGATGCTCGTGAAGTGTCCACTCCGCAGGAAGCCAATCTTATTTTGGTCAATTCCTGTGCCGTGACCGCCAATGCCGTGGCTGATTTGCGGCAATCCGTCCGTCGTTTTCATCGCGACAACCCGAAGGCCGAGATTATTATTACCGGCTGTGCGGCCCAAATCATGCCCGAAGAATTGGGCAAGCTGCCCGGTGTGGTTCGTGTGGTGTCACAGGAAGACAAACCGCAACTCCTTGAAGGACCGGAAGGGACGAGTCAACCGGGTACGGACAAGCCGGGATTCGCGCCGTTTTCCATCAACGGATATGGTCGTGCTCGTGCCGTGGTCAAAGTACAAGACGGATGCTCTCATAATTGTACCTATTGCATTATTCCGACCACTCGCGGCAAATCCATCAGCCGTCCGGTGAACGAGGTGGTGGATGAGATTTCTCGTCTGCTGGTTGCAGGATTCCGTGAATTTATTTTGAGCGGAATCAATTTGCGACATTTCGGGCGCGGATTGGATGAGAAAATCGATTTTTGGGATTTGATATCCCGTCTTGAATCCGAGTTCGGTCTGGATTGGGCTGGCCGGGCGCGGTTTCGTATTTCATCTGTTGAGCCGGGGCAGCTTACTGATAAGGCCCTTGATGTCCTGAATCGATCCTCCATGGTCTGTCCGCAATTGCATCTTTCCTTGCAAAGCGGTGATCCTGAAGTACTTCGGGCCATGGGACGCGGACATTATGATCCATTGTCCGCAGTGACTTTTTTGGAACGACTCCGTGAGCATTGGCCCGTCATTGGACTCGGTGCAGACCTTATCACTGGATTTCCCGGAGAAACTGAAGCGCAGTTTGAGAATACCATGGAATTATGTCGCGCTTTGCCAATGACCTACGGGCATATTTTCCCGTATTCCGAAAGGCCGGGGACGCGGGCTGCCGACATGGTGGATTCTGTGGACGTCCCCATACGCAAGGCGCGCGCTGCTCGATTACGGGAATTAGTGAATGAAAAGAAAAAGTCTTTTTTGAATTCCCTGCTCGACCAACCCCATCTCGACGTGCTTGTTCAGGATGACAAGGGGCGTGGGGTCAGTGAGTATTATGCGGCCTGCTGTTTTGTTACCCTGCCAGCAGGGACCAAGCCGCGTTCTCTGGTCCGGGCGAGACCTGTAAGACTGGAGAAAAACGTGATTCTGGTTGAACCGTTGGAGATCGCATGAGTACGCCGAAAACCCCTGAACCGGGATTGTTGATCATATCCATATTGAGTGCGAATTGGGATGCGTTCTGGCCGGATCTGCTCAAGGCTTTGGAAGAACGTTTCGGCCCTGCGGATGACATTTGTGAGCCGTTCGCGTTTGATCAGACCGGGTACTACGATGCTGAATTGGGTACCCCCATCACTCGCCGTATTGTTTCCTTCGAGAAGTTGCATCCGCTCGATGATTTGGCGGATATCAAACTGTTCACAAATGCATTGGAAAAGCGGTATGCTGATGGTGATAATCGGGTGTTTAATCTTGATCCCGGATTTATCACGTTGCAGAGTCTTGTTTTGGCAACGGGTAAGAAATTTTCGCACCGTATTTACCTCAAAGAGGGAATATGGGCAGACTTGACTCTGATCTGGCAGAAAAAACAGTGGGTTGTCTTTCCATGGACATTTCCCGACTATGCCGGAGAGGACATGAAATCTCGGCTGACAAAGTTGCGTCAGTCGTATAAAAACACGCTGAGCAAGCCGCAAACGTAAGAGTGTCGACAACACGCGGCTTCCAACCATAAAGGAAGAAAAATATGCCTGTAAGTATGACCGGATTCGGTCGTTTTGAAACCAATGAAGACGCCTGGACACATGTTTGGGAAATCAAGAGTGTTAACGGCCGTTATCTCGACGTTAAATGGCGCATGCCCGGTTACCTGCGTTCCCTTGAGAACGGATGGGAAAAGATCGTTCGTACCTACGCCTCACGCGGAAGGGTGGACGTATCCCTGAACCTTGAAGTGCTGGATTCCGGCATTCTCGGTATGACTTTCAACGAGACCATGGCTCAGGCCATGTTTGAGCAGATGGAAAAGCTCGCCCAGTCTCGTGGCGAGAAGTTTGAGCCTGATTATAATCGGGTGCTGTCCATGTCATCTTTGTGGCGTGACAACGGTTCTGAGCCTGATCCCGGTTTGTCCGAGAGTCTGACGAATGGTCTTGAGGCTGCGCTGAAGGATTGGGTTGATTCCCGTTCTGTGGAAGGTGAGGCCATGGGTGATGATCTCACGACTCGTCTGGATACCCTGCGTGACCTTGCACAGAAAGTGGCGACTCGTATTCCTGATATTCTTGAAGCTAAGAAGTCCACACTCAGGCAACGCATCATCGATATGCTCGACTCGGCCAATGCGGAGTTTTCCGAAGACCGGATGCTTCAGGAAGTGGCTTATCTTACAGACAAGCTGGATGTTTCCGAAGAGTTGACCCGTCTGGATGCTCATCTGGATCGCTTGAGCGAAGTCCTGGCAGCCAAAGGGAATGTGGGTAAGAAGCTCGATTTTTTGGTGCAGGAAACTTTCCGCGAAATCAATACCTGCGGCAACAAGGCTCAGGACACCGAGGTCAGTCGACTGGTCGTTGATTTCAAAGCTGAGTTGGAGCGGTGTCGCGAACAGGTCCAGAACATAGAATAGATACTTTCTGAAAACCGGAAGGAAACTATGCAGAAGCAGGGATTACTCAACGTCGGTTTTGGTAATTTCGTTGTCCTCGACAGGGTCATTTCCATCGTCAATCCATCCAGTGCCCCCATGCGGCGGTTGAGGGAAGACGCGCGTGCCGATGGACGGCTTATCGATGCCACTCAGGGACGTAAAACCAGGGCCATTATTGTGACTGATTCCAATCACGTGGTCCTGTCAGCCATTCAGGCGGAAACCATTGGTCAGCGGTTCAGTGCTGACGAAGGGGAATAGAATAGGTGAAGCAAGAAGATCATAAATTCAGGCTGGGACAGGTCCTTGTGGTTTGTGCTCCCAGCGGCACCGGCAAGTCCACGCTGATATCCATGCTTCGGGAAGAGTTCTCGGATTTTGGATTTTCCGTATCCTATACCACTCGTGCACCGCGTGGTGAGGAACAGAATGGGCGTGAATACAATTTCATTTCTCGCGAAGCTTTTGTGGCAATGCGGAGCCGGGGAGACTTTTGCGAATGGGCTGAAGTTCACGGTAATTTTTATGGAACGGCCACCAAGCCGGTGGAAAAGATGCTCGATTCCGGGCGGGACGTGCTGTTTGATATTGACGTGCAGGGCGCCAAGCAACTCAAGAAAACGTTCTACAAAGGGACGTTCGTTTTTTTGTTGCCACCGTCCCGTGAAGAACTTGTGCGTCGGCTTGAAGGACGTGGCACTGATTCCGCCGATTCTATTGAACGTCGGTTGAACAATGCTATCGGTGAGCTTTCTCAGGCCAAGTGGTTTGACTATTGGGTAGTCAATGACTCTTTGGATGAAGCGTACCAAGAGCTGAAGGCTGTATATCTGGCTGGTAAATGCAAGCCTTCGTTGCGCCCCGGTATTTTAGGTAATATTCAAAAGACATGGGAAGACGATGGCTGATCTGGTTGTTGCGCTTGATTACAAGGATGCTGAATCCGCTTTTGCCATGGCACGGACTCTCAAAGGGGCCGCGCCGTGGATGAAGGTCGGTTTGGAGTTGTTTACTGCCGAGGGGCCGAAAGTTGTTTCCGGTCTCAAGGAGATGGGATTCAAGGTCTTTTTGGACCTGAAATTCTTTGATATTCCCAATACCGTACAGGGCGCGGTCCGTTCCGCAGTTCGTTCCGGTGCGGATATGGTCAATATCCATGCCTTGGGTGGAGAGCGTATGGCCAAGGCCGCCATGGTTGGATGCACCGAAGGCGTTGCTTTCGGGCAGGAATCACCCATGGTACTTGCTGTGACCATGCTGACCAGTATGGCCGCCGGTGATCTGCCTGTTGACAATGCGTCCGATCCATCGGAGATGGCCCTTGACCTGGCTGTGAAAGCCAAGCAATATGGCTTAAATGGAGTGGTTTGCTCCGGCCTTGAGGCCGAGCGAATCAAAGCGGCTTGTGGGAATGACTTTATTTGCCTGACACCGGGCATTCGGCCGGCTTCGGCGGATGCAGGTGACCAGCGACGGGTAGTGACTCCCGCGCAAGCTGTTCGGAGTGGTTCAGATTACCTTGTGGTGGGACGGCCTGTTACGCAGGCAACGAATCCACGGGATGCCGCTTTGGCGATTGTCGAGGAGATGGAACAGGTCAAGTAGGAGCGTTTGATGTCCGATCAGGAATCAACAGTGAGGGCCGAGCAGGAAATCGTTCGCGATGGTGCAGAAAAGATTAAGGGTATCTTTTCTACTCAGACCGTGGCGAAGGTCGGCACTGGTACGACGCAGCGAAAGACCATTCAGAAAACCTACTGGGATGTCGAAGAGCAGGATGAAACCATTATTTCCGTTCAGCCTTTGAATAGGAATTATGTTCCATCCGGTCCCAAACGACAGATTGAACGTGATGATTTCCTTACCAAATTCAATCCCGAACCCGAATTTTATGTCAGCACAGTATACCCGGCCATCAAGGAGATGGACGGGGCCATCGTGCGTGGCGAGAAGCATCGGGAGCGGGGAGCGGCCTACAGTGCAGAATTTGAATATCAGCAGGCCATGTCCATTGATGAGGAAAACGTTCGTGCCAACTTTGGTTTGGGATTGACGTATCTTGATCGCGGTGATCAGGTGAAAGCCAACGATATTTTTGAACGGCTGGTCGGATTGGAAGCGGCTTTTGAGGCTGAGCATAAGCATCTGTTTAATGATTTCGGCATCAACATGCGTAAAAACAAGATGTATGATCAGGCCTTGCAATACTATCTGCGTGCTGAAGAATTGGTGAAGAATGACGAGCACCTTTTTCACAATATTGCCCGGTGTTACTTTGAAAAGGGCAATGTAGATGAGTGCAAGAAATATCTGATCAAGAGTTTGGCGGTTAACCCGAATCTCGAAGCAAGCAAACAATTTTGGACTTATTTACAAACTCAAGGATACGTTAAAGACGGCGAAGCGCCAGGCGTGTCTATCGAATTGCAGCCTCGTGATTCTTCTCAGAGTGAGAAAAATGCGGGGAAGTCGAATGGGGCGGGCGGTGCTCCTCTTTCCATGAATTTGGATTAACGGGGTCAGAATTCGCTGTATGGCGAATGAGTAGGAGTTTCCATGAATCAGGATAGAGTTCAGGATTTCCTTCGAGAGCTTCCGGGAATGCGTGAGGATTTACCGTTTTCTCCAGAGGTCTTGCAAAAGCTCTTTGTCCAGACAGGGAAAGGGTCAGTGGCTTCTCTTGAGGATGTGGGTGAGACATTAAGCATGGATCAGGGGTTGACCACGCGTATATTGAGTCTTGCCAATTCTGCATATTACGGATTGCAAGCCGAGGTCCAGTCTGTTACTCGCGCAGCCGCCGTTCTTGGTATGGCTGAAATTCGCAACATTGTTATCGCTCTGGGTGTAGCCGGTTTGACTAAGGCGTACTCGATCCCGGAAGATTTTGACCTTGGAGAGTATTGGTCGCATCAGTTTCTTGTCGGCATGGTCTCCAAAGAGTTGTCTCGTATGACCGATGTGGGAAAACCTGACAATATGTTCACCGTGGGGTTGCTGCATGATATCGGCAAGCTTATTACGGCATTGAAACGGCCTGATGATTGGCAGGCCATTCGTGAACTGGCTGAAGACGATGAGTTGATCGACTCGGTGGCCGAAGAGGAATATTGGGGATTGGACCACGCCGTTGTCGGTGCGTTGGTGCTCAAGTCTTGGGATTTGCCTGCGGATTTGGTGGAGCCAGTTAACTGGCATCATTCCCCGGCATTGGCCCCGGATCATTCCCTTGAAGCTAATATTATTTGTCTGGCAGATGCCGTGGTCCGCACCGTTGAAGATTCCGAGAGTTTTTATGCCGAGAAGGTCGAACAACTTTGCTCGGACGTGGAAGTTGATATGGATGATATCATGGAGACAGCCGAAGAGATGTTCGAATCCGGTGATATCGAACAATTTGTGAAAACACTTTCCTAACCTATCTGGAATACACATTGCCTTGCATTTGGAAACCTCGCGGTGAAGAAACCGCTCCCGCTTCTGCTGCGTCTATTGCAGAGGAATTATCTGTCTCGCCGTTAATTGTTGAAATCCTGTGGAATCGTGGTCTGACTGACGTGGAGGAGATGGACAAGTTTTTGAGTCCGTTGCTTCGTCATATGGCGAACCCAGCCGAAATTCCCGGCCTAACGCAGGCTGTCGAAGTCTTGGCTCAAGGCTTGGCAGAGGGGCGGACTCTTGCCGTTTGGGGTGATTATGATGTGGATGGCATAACGGCTACGGCTGTTATCAAAGAATTTTTCGCTATGCATGACATGGAAATCATGCACCACCTGCCCAATCGCATGGAAGAAGGCTACGGCATGAATGTCCCCGGAGTAGAACACCTGCACGAACAGGGTGCCACCATGCTGCTTACCGTAGATTGTGGTATTTCCGATATGGAACCTGTGGCTCGTGCTCGCGAACTCGGCATGACCGTGATTGTGTCGGACCATCACCTGCCGGGCGAAGAGATGCCCGATGCCCATGCTATTTGTGATCCGCGTTTGGAAGACGGTGGCTCGTGTGATGACCTTGCCGGAGTGGGCGTAGCTTTTATGCTTATGGTAGCCCTCAATAAATTGCTTCCCGGTGATCCAGTGGATGTCCGTCCGTTGCTCGATCTTGTCGCCCTTGGTACCATCGCTGACATAGTCAAGCTGACCGGCCAGAATCGTATTCTGGTCAAGAATGGTTTGCTTCTTATCAAGGAAGCCAAACGTCCCGGCATGGCCGCGCTTAAGGTCGTCAGTGATTATGAACGTGGTGCAGAACTCGGTGCTGGTCAAATTGGATTCAACCTCGCGCCGCGTATCAATGCAGCCGGACGTATGGGGGACCCGACCAAGGCGCTGAATCTTTTGTTGGCCAAGGACTTTGATACGGCCATGCCCATTGCCGAGGAGTTGAACGCCATCAACATGGAGCGCCGTCGGCAGGAGCAGGAGATTTCGGATCAGGCTTTTGAACAGGCGGAAAGCATGCGTCATATGGCCGGACTGGTCTTGTACGGCGAAGATTGGCATCCCGGCATAATCGGCATTGTGGCTTCTCGTGTTGTCGAGAAATTTTATCGTCCCACGCTCATCCTGTGTTCGCCTGAGGCCTCTGAAGGACTGCTTAAAGGATCTGGTCGGAGCATTGCCGAATTCAATTTGTACGAAGGGTTGAAAGCAGTCAGTGGGGTGTTGGTCGGGTTTGGTGGGCACAAACAGGCGGCAGGGATGTCTCTTGAGGCTGAGAACTTGACCGCTTTGCGCGAACAATTCAACCAGCACGTGATCGATACGCTCGGTCCAGAGCCGTTGACGCCAACGCTCAAGCTTGATCACGAACTTGGCTTTTCCAACATCAATAATACATTGCTTCAGGAGTTGGAACTTCTTCAGCCGTTCGGCATGGGGAATCCCGAGCCGGTGTTTGCCACTCAGCCGATCACTGTCGCCGAGCATCGAACCTTTGGCCGTGAACATGAGCACGTCAAACTCGTGCTTCAGGATAAGGAGACCGGGGCCAAGTTCCCCGGCAAGGCATGGCGCATGGGGAGCAGTCTTCCCAGAGACATTCAAGGGAGAACAATGCGGTTTGCCTTCACTCCGAAAATTGACCGCTATCGAGGCATCCCAAAGATCGATCTACGTATTCGCGATTGGCTGTATTGATGCAGTTAGTCAAAAAAATAATTCAAAGCCAGAATGGCGCACCATGCATTGAGCAGGGTGCGCCATTCTGGCTTTGAATTGAGATCCTTAAGTGAGCTGCCAACAGGCCACCTTCGCCGCAGGCGACACATAAAGTTTTGGAGAGCCCAGAGAACCTTTTTCAAAAGGTTCTCTGGCGGGTCCAAGGGCAGCGCCCTGGCCGCCGGAGGCCCTACACGAAGTCGGCCGCGTTGTAGCTTGACCGGACGAGTGGTGCGCTGAACATGTGCTTGATGCCGCGCTTTTTGCCTTCCTCGGCGTACTTGTCGAAAACTTCTGGCTCCACATAGCGTTTGACCATGGGATGTTGGCGACTGGGCTGCATGTATTGGCCGATGGTGACGATGTCACAGTCCACGGCGGCGAAATCGTCGAGAACCGTCATGATCTGTTCGTCGTTTTCACCCAGACCGACCATGATGCCGGACTTGGTGGGAATGTTCGGGGCCATGCGTTTGGCGTTGACCAGCACGTCGAGAGACTGACGGTAGTTAGCCTGTGGTCGGATATCGTCATAGAGAACCGCCACAGTCTCAAGGTTGTGGTTGAGCACGTTGGGACGAGCATCAAGCACGGTTTTGAGAGCGTCCTGATCGCCTTGGAAATCCGGAATGAGCACTTCAATGGTACAATCGGGCATGACTTGTTGCACGGCCTTGATGGTGGCCGCGAAGTGAGCGGCCCCTCCGTCAGGCAGGTCGTCGCGGGTGACGGAGGTGATGACTACGTGCTTGAGCTTGAGGCGTTTGGCGGCCTCGGCCACACGAGCTGGTTCCGTCGGATCAAGCTGCTCAAGATCGCCGGAAACGATGTTGCAGAAGGCACAGTTGCGCGTGCAGATCGAGCCCATGATCAGGAATGTTGCCACGTTCTTGGAAAAACACTCCCACTTGTTCGGACACTTGGCGCTCTGACAGACCGTGTTGAGATTCAGGTCCGCTATCAAGCCGGAAGTGTTGGTGAAATTTTCGTTATTCGGCAGCTTTATGCGCAACCATTTGGGAATCCGCAAAGGCTTTTCGGAATTCTTTTTCAAAGACATTTTTAGCGTCCTTCATATCTATTTCGTGTCCGGCTTCTGTTGAGAGAGAGGTGGGAACCGCCCCTTGGATGCCGCACAATGTGATGGCGTTGAACAGGCTGACGTCACTACCGATGTTGAGGGCCAGACCGTGGTAGGTGACCCAGCGGCGAACGCCGATGCCCATTGAGCATATTTTCCGTGTTTCGTCCACCCATACGCCGGGATGTTTGGGGCGTCGGATGGTCTGTACGCCGAAATGCGCGCAGGTGTTGATGACGGCCTCTTCCATGTCGTGGAAGAATTTTCTCATGCCGCCGGGACGTTTTTCGACCCGCCAGATAGGGTAGGCCACGAGCTGGCCCGGAAAGTGACAGGTGATGTTTCCGCCACGGGTGGTCTGGGCCAGTTCGATACCGTGTTCGGCAAGTAAAGCCTTATCCATATGCAGATTTTCGGCTCCGCCCTGACGGCCAAGCGTAATAACCTTGGGATGTTCGAGGATGAACACGGTATTGTCTTCGGAACCGGCAGTGACCGCTTCCAACGTCTTGAGTTGCAGGGCTTCGGCTTTTTTGTAGCTGATCAGCCCGAGGTCTATGATCTTCATTTCTTTTTGGTTGTTTTGGGCGTGTATGGGAGAATGATCGCCTTGGATTTAAGGTCGGTTTTGGGTTTTTCAGGCCATGTCGGAATAAACATTTGGCCCGGGAACAGTGACCGGGTCTTCGGGGGAATGTCAATGAGAGTCAGCCCTCGATCGGAACAGGCGTATTGGCCCCTGTTGCCGTGCAGCTTGAATGGTTCGGATATGGCTCGGACAGCTCCCCAGCTTTCACTGCCTTTTCCCGAGAGATAAAGGAAGTTGAGTGTGACGTTGTCTTTTTCAAGTTCTGCATCTCGTGAAATCTTTTCCAGCCATTTGGGTGCATCTTTCACAGAAAAGTTAAAGTGACACCACGGTGCACTCTGGGTCATGGCTGGCATGGGACATTCTTCACAGTGCGGGCAGGGGGCAATGGGTTTGAAGCCTTTCTCAAGCATTTGCGTGCGCATCTCCGAGATAATACGTCCGGTCATGCGGACGCCTGTTTCGATGAGCAGAATGCGTCCAGTGTCTTTTGTTGAATTTGAAAGGTGCTTTGACAGAATTTCAGCCTGTGGGCGCGTGGTTCGACCAGACCAGTCCAGTTCATTGAATGCGTTGGCGACCATGAGGAGATCGACTTTCTTATGGAGTCGGTCTGTGAACCGGGCTTTGACTGTTTTGATACGCCACGGAGAATCCTTTCCTGCCATGGCGTGGAAAAGTTTGAGACCTGTCTGCA
This genomic window contains:
- a CDS encoding small ribosomal subunit Rsm22 family protein → MSIDGLFPNLTPKNASELERFGAHLKKVWPLKGKHRDHLKYDIRDMSRGLTNERTQRRKEYMTDDKFLSPYLYYFLPWNLYRMSRLFAGLELDIPDGGEIADLGSGPLTAVLALWMSRPHLRTRKLNFTCMDLSPKSMQTGLKLFHAMAGKDSPWRIKTVKARFTDRLHKKVDLLMVANAFNELDWSGRTTRPQAEILSKHLSNSTKDTGRILLIETGVRMTGRIISEMRTQMLEKGFKPIAPCPHCEECPMPAMTQSAPWCHFNFSVKDAPKWLEKISRDAELEKDNVTLNFLYLSGKGSESWGAVRAISEPFKLHGNRGQYACSDRGLTLIDIPPKTRSLFPGQMFIPTWPEKPKTDLKSKAIILPYTPKTTKKK